Proteins encoded together in one Prosthecobacter debontii window:
- a CDS encoding MBL fold metallo-hydrolase, with protein sequence MFLRQITDAALAQNAYLIGCQRTGEAVIVDPERDVDRYLRLAAENDLRITAVAETHIHADYLSGARELVERHGVKAYLSREGGPDWQFEWAQGHLNARFLSDGDSFKVGNIELKAVHSPGHTPEHLSFLIVDHGSGATEPMGLLSGDFIFVGDVGRPDLLESAAGQAGVMEPSARTLYASLRAASALPEHLQILPAHGAGSACGKALGAVPTSVMGYERRFNAAFKEALTESEDTFVKDILAGQPAPPLYFARMKQDNKKGPALLPQGRLPRPKHFSRSEVRLFLANPANVVLDLRSNRQPFMQRHLAGALLAPLAGGKLPIAAGSYVAEDAALLLVVNDESEVVEAVRQLIRIGLDHVVGWITVAEALHSEDDLIQTQAFITTAQLYDALQAQTSAQVLDVRGADEYAERHVQGALNIPYTRLAARLAELPRDTRLYVHCGSGLRASLATAYLAREGFDAVLVDGSFGQIAASLKTPAQA encoded by the coding sequence ATGTTTCTCCGACAAATCACCGACGCTGCCCTGGCGCAGAATGCTTACCTCATCGGCTGTCAACGCACCGGGGAGGCCGTCATCGTGGACCCCGAGCGGGATGTGGACCGCTACCTGCGGTTGGCGGCGGAAAACGACCTGCGCATCACCGCCGTGGCGGAGACCCACATCCACGCCGACTACCTCAGTGGCGCGCGGGAATTGGTCGAGCGCCACGGGGTGAAAGCCTACCTGTCCCGCGAAGGTGGCCCGGACTGGCAGTTCGAGTGGGCGCAGGGCCACCTGAACGCCCGTTTCCTGAGCGATGGGGACTCTTTCAAAGTGGGAAACATCGAGCTGAAGGCCGTCCACTCCCCAGGGCACACGCCGGAGCACCTCAGCTTTCTCATCGTCGATCACGGCAGTGGTGCCACGGAGCCCATGGGCCTGCTGAGTGGGGACTTCATCTTCGTCGGGGATGTGGGTCGGCCGGATCTGCTGGAGAGTGCCGCGGGGCAGGCCGGGGTCATGGAGCCCAGCGCCCGCACGCTGTATGCCAGCCTCAGAGCCGCCTCCGCGCTGCCCGAGCATCTGCAGATCCTGCCTGCCCATGGGGCTGGCAGTGCCTGTGGTAAGGCCCTGGGTGCCGTGCCCACCAGCGTGATGGGCTACGAGCGGCGCTTCAACGCTGCCTTTAAAGAGGCCCTGACCGAGTCCGAAGACACCTTCGTCAAAGACATCCTGGCAGGCCAGCCCGCACCGCCCCTCTACTTCGCCCGCATGAAGCAGGACAACAAGAAAGGACCGGCTCTGTTACCCCAAGGTCGGCTCCCCCGGCCCAAGCACTTTTCCAGATCTGAAGTACGGCTGTTTTTAGCCAATCCCGCCAACGTGGTGCTGGACCTGAGATCCAACCGCCAGCCGTTCATGCAGCGGCATTTGGCCGGGGCACTCCTGGCACCGTTGGCCGGTGGAAAGCTACCCATCGCGGCGGGATCGTATGTAGCGGAAGACGCCGCTCTGCTGCTGGTGGTGAATGATGAAAGCGAGGTGGTGGAAGCCGTGCGGCAGCTCATCCGTATCGGCCTGGATCACGTGGTGGGCTGGATCACCGTGGCCGAGGCCCTGCATAGCGAGGATGACCTGATCCAGACGCAGGCCTTCATCACCACAGCCCAGCTTTATGATGCGCTCCAAGCGCAGACCTCCGCCCAGGTCCTGGATGTGCGCGGGGCCGATGAATATGCCGAACGTCATGTGCAGGGCGCGCTCAACATCCCTTACACCCGCCTCGCCGCACGGCTGGCTGAGCTGCCTCGCGACACCCGCCTGTATGTCCACTGCGGCAGCGGGCTGAGAGCCAGCCTCGCCACCGCCTACCTGGCCCGCGAGGGGTTCGATGCCGTGCTGGTGGATGGGAGCTTCGGACAAATCGCTGCCTCGCTCAAAACCCCGGCTCAAGCCTAA
- a CDS encoding type II toxin-antitoxin system RelE/ParE family toxin translates to MPAKIYPSAEERILEIWDYSKEQWGEKQTNAYVSELVAEIERVAGQRHRWRPFLDDELTGGYFFSLSASLHLLS, encoded by the coding sequence ATGCCCGCTAAAATTTACCCCAGCGCTGAAGAGCGTATCCTGGAGATCTGGGACTATTCCAAAGAGCAATGGGGTGAAAAGCAGACCAACGCTTATGTGAGTGAACTCGTCGCTGAAATCGAGAGGGTCGCCGGACAAAGACATCGCTGGAGGCCTTTCCTGGACGACGAGCTGACCGGGGGCTATTTTTTTTCGTTATCGGCATCACTACATCTTCTTTCGTGA
- a CDS encoding DsrE family protein produces the protein MNRNTFIAFGCLLLATPGLHAADAETPVIPLQVRENLKIVYQVTEDLSYEGVNKGLFYARKLINTYDKQGISPNQVDLHLVFHGTGLNAVVQAGARERLKAEKAENPNGEILAELIRRGVQIELCENTMQQKGVKPTELMPGVKLVVGAFPRLVDLQLQGYAYIKFE, from the coding sequence ATGAATCGAAACACCTTCATCGCCTTTGGCTGCCTCCTGCTCGCCACCCCCGGCCTCCACGCGGCGGATGCCGAGACGCCAGTCATCCCCCTCCAGGTGCGGGAGAACCTGAAGATCGTCTATCAAGTCACCGAGGATCTGTCCTATGAAGGCGTGAACAAAGGCCTCTTCTATGCTCGCAAGCTGATCAACACCTATGACAAGCAGGGCATCTCGCCCAATCAAGTGGACCTGCATTTGGTCTTCCATGGCACCGGTCTGAATGCCGTGGTCCAAGCCGGAGCGCGTGAGCGGCTGAAAGCGGAGAAAGCCGAAAACCCCAATGGCGAGATCCTGGCGGAGCTGATCCGACGCGGGGTGCAGATCGAGCTGTGTGAAAACACCATGCAGCAAAAAGGCGTGAAACCCACGGAGCTGATGCCGGGGGTCAAGCTCGTCGTCGGGGCCTTCCCTCGATTGGTGGATCTGCAATTGCAGGGCTACGCCTACATCAAATTCGAATAA
- a CDS encoding sulfite exporter TauE/SafE family protein: MNTLLTLIGASLIGLSLGLTGAGGSIITLPVLVYLAAIPAREAVGMSLFVVGAAALAGAIQRVRAGDFHPSAALMFSLSGMAGATLGARLTPLLPAAVLMMLFALLMLGVALKMLLSSGREPVVPAECRPARCLLAGFGVGVLTGFIGVGGGFLLVPALIQFARLPVRTATGTSLAIIAFNSAAGFLSHLHDAPLRWPLMLLFAGLAVAGTWIGSLFAKRLPVRRLQQTFAVLVLCTGSYVLWQNFHSMT; this comes from the coding sequence ATGAACACACTCTTAACCCTCATCGGTGCTTCCTTGATCGGCCTGTCGCTCGGCCTCACCGGCGCAGGTGGCAGCATCATCACCCTGCCGGTGCTGGTTTATCTGGCCGCCATCCCCGCCCGCGAGGCCGTGGGCATGAGTTTGTTCGTGGTCGGCGCTGCCGCTTTGGCCGGAGCCATTCAGCGCGTCCGCGCCGGTGATTTTCATCCCTCCGCCGCCCTCATGTTTTCCCTCTCCGGGATGGCGGGTGCCACGCTTGGCGCTAGGCTGACCCCACTGCTACCTGCGGCGGTGCTGATGATGCTCTTTGCCCTGCTGATGCTCGGGGTCGCCCTGAAGATGCTGCTCAGCTCCGGGCGGGAGCCCGTGGTGCCTGCGGAGTGTCGGCCCGCCCGCTGCCTCCTGGCCGGGTTCGGGGTGGGCGTGCTCACGGGGTTCATCGGGGTGGGGGGAGGTTTCCTCCTGGTGCCCGCGCTGATCCAGTTCGCCCGACTGCCGGTGCGGACCGCCACCGGGACCTCCCTGGCCATCATCGCCTTCAATTCCGCCGCCGGTTTCCTCAGCCATCTCCACGATGCCCCGCTGCGCTGGCCGCTCATGCTCCTTTTTGCCGGTCTCGCTGTCGCGGGCACCTGGATCGGCAGCCTGTTTGCGAAACGCCTCCCCGTGCGGCGTCTCCAGCAGACCTTTGCCGTGTTGGTTCTTTGCACCGGCAGCTATGTGCTGTGGCAAAACTTCCATTCCATGACTTAG
- a CDS encoding rhodanese-like domain-containing protein, which yields MQTTTSPAELNERFSHGACQLIDVREPVEHAEMYIPGARLIPLGELEKRASEIAKDRPVVIHCRSGKRGEQALSKLKALGFPQVENLTGGILAWKEAGLPVKSSSQKVFPLMQQVQLIIGAGVWLGVILALTVHPYWAFLCAFFASGLLLAGSTGWCGLAILLSKMPWNRVEGQACCTPKNCAVN from the coding sequence ATGCAAACTACCACCTCCCCTGCTGAGTTGAATGAACGCTTTTCCCACGGTGCCTGCCAGCTCATCGATGTGCGTGAACCTGTGGAACACGCGGAAATGTATATCCCCGGCGCTCGCCTGATCCCCCTGGGTGAGCTGGAAAAGCGCGCCTCGGAGATCGCCAAAGATCGGCCCGTGGTCATCCACTGCCGCAGTGGCAAGCGCGGTGAACAAGCCTTGTCCAAACTGAAGGCGCTCGGTTTCCCCCAGGTGGAGAACCTCACCGGCGGCATTCTCGCCTGGAAGGAAGCCGGGTTGCCGGTGAAGTCGAGCTCCCAAAAGGTCTTCCCGCTCATGCAGCAGGTGCAGCTCATCATCGGTGCCGGGGTCTGGCTGGGGGTCATCCTCGCCCTCACCGTGCATCCTTACTGGGCGTTCCTGTGTGCCTTCTTCGCCTCCGGTCTGCTGCTGGCCGGTAGCACGGGCTGGTGTGGCCTGGCCATCCTGCTTTCCAAGATGCCTTGGAACCGAGTCGAAGGTCAGGCGTGCTGCACACCGAAAAACTGTGCCGTTAACTGA
- a CDS encoding ArsR/SmtB family transcription factor, protein MPKKKNPEPKPVLSDTALELIALRFRALSEPMRLKLLNLLMQQEHTVGQLVEASGSGQANVSKHLAVLRESGMIGMRKEGLSTWCYIADPVVNELCEMMCRRLREEMEAKARALAFDPKI, encoded by the coding sequence ATGCCTAAAAAGAAAAATCCTGAACCGAAACCTGTGTTGTCCGATACGGCTCTGGAGCTGATCGCGCTGAGGTTCCGGGCGCTTTCAGAGCCCATGCGGCTGAAGCTGCTGAATCTGCTGATGCAGCAGGAGCACACCGTGGGGCAGCTCGTGGAGGCCTCGGGCTCCGGCCAAGCCAACGTCTCCAAGCACCTAGCGGTGCTGCGGGAGTCGGGCATGATCGGCATGCGTAAAGAGGGCCTCTCCACCTGGTGCTACATTGCCGATCCCGTGGTCAATGAGCTTTGTGAAATGATGTGCCGGAGATTGCGGGAGGAGATGGAGGCGAAAGCGCGTGCGCTGGCCTTCGATCCCAAAATCTGA
- a CDS encoding Smr/MutS family protein: protein MEEEPVHIPITDELDLHTFRPNEVGDLLVDYLTECQKLGILNVRIIHGKGTGTLRTGVHAALAKMEIVQEIRWPAGERSGGWGATWVELRAGPSEEVPSVPQN from the coding sequence ATGGAGGAAGAGCCTGTCCACATCCCCATCACCGACGAGCTGGATCTGCACACCTTCCGCCCGAATGAGGTCGGTGATCTCCTGGTGGACTACCTCACCGAATGCCAAAAGCTAGGCATCCTGAACGTGCGCATCATCCACGGCAAAGGCACCGGCACCCTTCGCACCGGCGTGCACGCCGCCCTGGCGAAAATGGAGATCGTCCAGGAAATCCGCTGGCCCGCCGGGGAACGCTCCGGCGGCTGGGGCGCGACCTGGGTGGAACTGCGGGCAGGACCTTCCGAGGAGGTGCCTTCCGTCCCACAGAATTGA
- the queG gene encoding tRNA epoxyqueuosine(34) reductase QueG — MSDLKELLIAKTRELGFADCRIAPAKPAARREIFEQWVAEGKYGDMAWMAKNLDRRTDPCIVQPGAKTVIVLAMNYYQGQAPATAAGGYRIARYAWNEDYHDLIQKKLKELDAFLISHGGTQRYYVDTGPVLERDFASEAGLGWGGKSTMQIHRELGTWFFLAELISTLDFPVDTPAKDLCGKCTRCIDACPTQAITAPRRMDARRCVSYLTIESKGPIPPEFRRALGDRIYGCDDCLKACPWNKFAQVSHEATFQARESVFNQKLRDFLSLDDDGFRALFAKSPIKRIKRPAFLRNVCVALGNVGTQADVPALEAAAQDEHPLIAEHAQWALAEIRERLG; from the coding sequence ATGTCTGATCTGAAAGAGCTGCTCATCGCCAAGACCCGTGAACTGGGTTTTGCCGACTGCCGCATCGCCCCGGCCAAACCGGCGGCTCGGAGGGAAATCTTCGAGCAATGGGTGGCCGAGGGGAAGTATGGCGACATGGCCTGGATGGCCAAGAACCTGGACCGACGCACCGACCCCTGCATCGTGCAGCCAGGGGCGAAGACCGTCATCGTGCTGGCGATGAACTACTACCAAGGCCAGGCTCCCGCCACCGCTGCCGGTGGCTATCGCATCGCACGTTATGCGTGGAATGAAGATTACCACGACCTCATTCAAAAGAAGCTGAAGGAGCTGGATGCCTTCCTCATCAGTCATGGCGGCACGCAGCGCTATTACGTGGATACCGGGCCGGTTCTGGAGCGTGACTTTGCCAGTGAGGCCGGGCTCGGCTGGGGAGGGAAGAGCACCATGCAGATCCACCGGGAGCTGGGCACTTGGTTCTTCCTGGCGGAGCTCATCAGCACGCTGGACTTCCCCGTGGATACCCCGGCCAAGGATCTCTGTGGCAAATGCACCCGCTGCATCGACGCCTGCCCCACCCAGGCCATCACCGCCCCACGGCGCATGGATGCCCGCCGCTGCGTGAGCTACCTCACCATCGAGAGTAAAGGCCCCATCCCGCCCGAATTTCGCCGGGCTCTCGGAGATCGCATCTACGGCTGCGATGATTGCCTCAAGGCCTGCCCCTGGAACAAGTTCGCGCAGGTTTCCCATGAGGCTACTTTTCAAGCAAGGGAGAGTGTGTTTAACCAAAAGTTGCGCGATTTTTTAAGCCTCGATGACGATGGCTTTCGCGCCTTGTTTGCCAAGTCTCCCATCAAGCGCATCAAGCGCCCCGCGTTCCTGCGCAATGTCTGCGTGGCCCTCGGCAATGTGGGCACGCAGGCGGATGTGCCTGCGCTGGAGGCCGCCGCCCAGGATGAGCATCCCTTGATCGCCGAGCATGCCCAGTGGGCCCTGGCGGAAATCCGTGAGCGGTTAGGCTGA
- a CDS encoding rhodanese-like domain-containing protein: MPLWSKITLGLLAATLVAGFLLWWLMDHRRGTAWAISVVRDRFPDVRHISSADLQRWLSDASRQPPIVIDARSAEENAVSHLPEALHLDVESVTDETLQRLDPSRSYVTYCSAGYRACQLARRLHSLGIADVANLEGGIFTWANEGHPVVQGERPVTAVHPYHSLFSRMLKPERRQP, encoded by the coding sequence ATGCCACTCTGGAGCAAGATCACCCTGGGTCTCCTGGCTGCGACATTGGTCGCCGGGTTCCTGCTCTGGTGGCTGATGGATCATCGCCGAGGCACCGCCTGGGCCATCTCCGTGGTGCGAGATCGGTTTCCTGATGTGCGCCACATCTCCTCAGCCGATCTCCAACGATGGTTAAGCGATGCCTCGCGTCAGCCCCCCATCGTCATCGATGCACGCTCTGCCGAGGAAAACGCCGTCAGCCATCTTCCGGAAGCGCTCCATCTGGATGTCGAGTCGGTAACGGATGAAACTTTGCAGCGTCTCGACCCGTCCCGCTCTTACGTCACTTATTGTTCGGCCGGATATCGCGCCTGCCAGCTCGCCCGTCGCCTGCACAGCCTCGGCATCGCAGACGTTGCCAATCTGGAAGGTGGCATCTTTACCTGGGCCAATGAGGGGCACCCCGTCGTTCAGGGAGAGCGACCCGTGACGGCGGTGCACCCTTACCATTCCCTGTTCTCCCGGATGCTGAAGCCTGAACGCCGCCAGCCATGA
- the murC gene encoding UDP-N-acetylmuramate--L-alanine ligase, translated as MSHAVLSLLKESRHPMRIDLIGVAGSGMSGLASLLLALGHKVSGSDKVTTLETDRLVKLGLQFFSPHSEKEVEDCDMVIYSSAIKPGNVAYEAAYKQGIPLVRRAEALAAVMANKKGVVVGGTHGKTTTSALTAHVLRQGGLKPSHYVGAEIPILGANAHWDHEGELFVAEGDESDGTLVNFHPQHSIILNIEPEHLDFYDGIEAIKAVFRQLLSQTPGYWVHCAEDPVAREVCSGPQGVSYGWSRDFDFSANILAMKPDHSDFEVYQKDTLLGIATLGIPGKHNVSNALAAIALATKLGVPFENIQRALKSFRGAKRRFEIRHSGERFTVVDDYGHHPSEIAATLATAKGLAPQRIVCLFQPHRYSRTQLLKKEFGASFGDVDELFVTDVYAASEKPLPGVSGETIVEEVKAQSATKAQSTPTLLLSRDKVGNTLRPGDLLITLGAGNVHEVGRCIARDLPVLEKLWTLLEAHGGGVARLYEPMARHTTFLIGGPAQYWIEPRSIEGFAQIVRYLRAHSVPIRVIGRGSNLLVKDGGIRGAVLHPSKGEFEDVRVEGETLIVGVGTRLKKIASAARNAGLGGFEWMEGVPGNLGGAIRMNAGAMGTETFDQIVSVRFIDTDGQIKEKPLAEIQHHYRSVPEFEERYIVSAVLKGTPADQAEIDTKLAASHQKRRTSQPVGASAGCAFKNPEVCGAGKLIDDLGLKGRSVGKAIVSDIHGNFIVNSGGATARQVLDLVAEIQEVAQRERGVQLEMEVKVIGEDQPMGL; from the coding sequence ATGTCCCACGCCGTCCTCAGCCTCCTCAAAGAAAGCCGTCACCCCATGCGCATTGACCTCATCGGCGTGGCCGGATCGGGCATGAGTGGGCTGGCCTCCCTGCTGCTGGCGCTGGGGCACAAGGTCAGCGGCTCGGACAAGGTGACGACCCTGGAGACGGATCGCCTGGTGAAGCTGGGCCTGCAGTTCTTTTCCCCACACTCCGAAAAGGAGGTGGAGGACTGCGACATGGTCATTTACTCCAGCGCCATCAAACCCGGAAACGTGGCCTATGAGGCGGCTTACAAGCAGGGCATCCCCCTGGTGCGCCGGGCCGAGGCTCTGGCCGCAGTGATGGCGAATAAAAAAGGCGTGGTCGTGGGCGGCACGCATGGCAAGACCACCACCTCCGCGCTGACCGCCCACGTGCTGCGCCAAGGCGGGCTGAAACCCAGCCACTATGTGGGGGCGGAAATCCCGATCCTGGGAGCCAATGCGCATTGGGATCACGAAGGTGAACTGTTCGTGGCCGAAGGAGATGAAAGTGATGGCACTCTGGTGAACTTCCATCCCCAGCACTCCATCATCCTCAACATCGAACCCGAGCACCTGGACTTTTACGATGGCATCGAGGCCATCAAGGCGGTGTTTCGCCAGCTCCTTTCTCAAACCCCAGGCTATTGGGTGCATTGCGCCGAGGACCCGGTCGCTCGTGAAGTGTGCAGCGGCCCTCAGGGGGTGAGCTACGGATGGTCTCGCGACTTCGATTTCTCGGCGAATATCTTGGCCATGAAGCCGGATCATTCCGACTTCGAAGTGTATCAAAAGGATACTTTGTTAGGCATCGCCACTCTGGGCATTCCGGGTAAGCACAATGTTTCCAATGCCCTGGCTGCCATCGCCCTGGCGACGAAGCTGGGCGTGCCGTTTGAAAACATCCAACGCGCCCTCAAGAGCTTTCGTGGAGCCAAGCGCCGGTTTGAAATCCGCCACAGTGGTGAGCGCTTCACGGTGGTGGATGACTACGGGCATCACCCCAGCGAAATCGCCGCCACCCTGGCCACGGCCAAGGGGCTGGCACCTCAGCGCATCGTCTGCCTGTTCCAGCCACACCGTTACAGCCGCACCCAGCTTCTGAAAAAAGAGTTCGGTGCCAGCTTTGGCGATGTGGACGAACTCTTTGTGACCGATGTCTATGCCGCCAGTGAAAAACCTCTGCCCGGCGTCAGCGGCGAAACCATCGTCGAAGAAGTCAAAGCCCAGTCCGCCACCAAGGCCCAATCCACTCCCACCCTCCTGCTGTCTCGTGACAAGGTCGGCAACACCCTGCGTCCAGGAGATCTGCTCATCACCTTAGGCGCGGGCAATGTCCATGAAGTGGGACGCTGCATCGCCCGCGATCTGCCGGTGCTGGAAAAGCTGTGGACGCTGCTCGAAGCCCACGGCGGTGGGGTGGCTCGCCTCTATGAGCCCATGGCACGTCACACCACCTTCCTCATCGGTGGCCCGGCTCAGTATTGGATCGAGCCTCGCAGCATCGAGGGTTTCGCCCAGATCGTGCGTTACCTGCGCGCCCACTCCGTGCCCATTCGTGTGATCGGTCGTGGTTCCAATCTCTTGGTCAAAGATGGTGGCATTCGCGGTGCCGTGCTCCATCCGTCCAAGGGTGAGTTTGAAGACGTCCGAGTCGAGGGTGAAACCCTCATCGTCGGCGTCGGCACTCGCTTGAAAAAGATCGCCAGTGCCGCCCGCAATGCCGGTCTGGGTGGCTTCGAATGGATGGAAGGCGTGCCTGGAAATCTGGGTGGTGCCATCCGCATGAATGCTGGCGCCATGGGCACGGAAACCTTCGACCAAATCGTCAGCGTGCGCTTCATCGATACCGATGGCCAGATCAAAGAGAAGCCCCTGGCCGAGATCCAGCATCATTACCGCAGCGTGCCGGAGTTTGAGGAGCGCTACATCGTCTCTGCCGTGCTCAAAGGCACGCCTGCGGATCAGGCCGAGATTGATACCAAACTCGCCGCTTCCCATCAGAAACGCCGCACCAGTCAACCCGTGGGCGCCAGCGCCGGCTGCGCGTTTAAAAACCCCGAGGTGTGTGGAGCCGGTAAGCTCATCGACGACCTCGGCCTCAAAGGCCGCAGCGTCGGCAAAGCCATCGTTTCCGACATCCACGGCAACTTCATCGTCAACAGCGGCGGTGCCACCGCCCGTCAGGTGCTCGACCTCGTCGCCGAAATCCAAGAAGTGGCCCAACGCGAACGCGGCGTGCAGCTCGAGATGGAAGTGAAGGTGATCGGGGAAGATCAGCCGATGGGGTTGTAA
- a CDS encoding ribbon-helix-helix domain-containing protein: MAAGVNVRFAGELQNFIQERVLKSGLYSSTSEYIRDLVRRDYDKEEQRKWAWLRNELRAGAVADESEFVPLDAETLISKAKKRNKANAR, encoded by the coding sequence ATGGCAGCAGGTGTCAATGTGCGATTCGCAGGTGAACTTCAAAACTTCATCCAGGAGAGGGTTTTGAAATCTGGTCTGTATAGCTCCACAAGCGAATACATCCGTGACCTCGTCCGGCGCGACTACGATAAGGAAGAGCAGCGTAAATGGGCTTGGCTTCGAAACGAACTTCGAGCCGGTGCCGTCGCTGATGAATCGGAGTTTGTCCCTCTGGACGCGGAGACTCTGATTTCAAAAGCCAAAAAGCGCAATAAGGCCAATGCCCGCTAA
- a CDS encoding PEP-CTERM sorting domain-containing protein (PEP-CTERM proteins occur, often in large numbers, in the proteomes of bacteria that also encode an exosortase, a predicted intramembrane cysteine proteinase. The presence of a PEP-CTERM domain at a protein's C-terminus predicts cleavage within the sorting domain, followed by covalent anchoring to some some component of the (usually Gram-negative) cell surface. Many PEP-CTERM proteins exhibit an unusual sequence composition that includes large numbers of potential glycosylation sites. Expression of one such protein has been shown restore the ability of a bacterium to form floc, a type of biofilm.) yields the protein MKSPLLSLGLALWLAPLTASAATVLFSHQGSTDPTTEGWTRNYTTTTVVGSAYDDDGTPVWKVYDPGNASGGTGLYYSATMNSTVLDTAMTSGWELSATISIPTDDPNSNIAWPTNGNTWLGIIVNESPGVRRYWGLVFGRAANGDTIVSINGYVGGASKTLAPGYYDYSMVYDPVTKLVSVYVDGELWKSDFNGLTTGTGSNSVYWGDNSAQSSAITPRSAYYESVQFTIAPEPSRLLLLGLGLLALGGRRRKK from the coding sequence ATGAAATCCCCCCTTTTATCACTGGGGCTGGCACTGTGGCTGGCTCCTCTCACCGCCTCGGCGGCCACCGTTCTTTTCAGTCATCAGGGCTCCACCGACCCGACGACGGAAGGCTGGACCCGTAACTACACCACGACCACCGTGGTGGGCAGTGCCTATGATGACGATGGCACGCCGGTCTGGAAGGTGTATGACCCCGGCAATGCGTCAGGGGGCACCGGGCTGTATTACTCAGCCACGATGAACTCCACCGTGCTGGACACGGCGATGACCTCGGGCTGGGAGCTTTCCGCCACCATCAGCATCCCTACCGACGATCCGAACTCAAACATCGCCTGGCCGACGAATGGCAATACCTGGTTAGGCATCATCGTCAACGAAAGCCCCGGTGTCCGTCGATACTGGGGGTTGGTTTTCGGGCGTGCCGCCAATGGGGATACGATCGTTTCGATCAATGGTTACGTGGGCGGTGCTTCCAAGACCCTGGCCCCAGGCTATTATGATTACAGCATGGTCTATGACCCGGTCACCAAGCTGGTGAGCGTGTATGTGGATGGGGAGTTGTGGAAATCCGATTTCAATGGCCTCACCACCGGCACGGGATCGAATTCCGTCTATTGGGGGGACAATAGCGCGCAGAGCAGTGCCATCACTCCCCGCAGTGCCTATTATGAATCGGTGCAATTCACCATCGCGCCTGAGCCCTCCCGCCTGCTGCTGCTAGGGCTGGGCCTGCTGGCCCTAGGCGGCAGACGGCGGAAAAAGTGA